The Blastococcus sp. HT6-4 genome window below encodes:
- a CDS encoding Ig-like domain-containing protein, protein MRSLKVAVAAALVVLSASPASAEPVNQSPVAVDDAVTYRNYGGVDYPVAVLANDSDADGDPLTVTAVTPAAKGNAYLRDGTVFYKPYFGESGSDSFTYTVSDGQGNTATATVRATLWLDPAMPGSPFTITIPAPGSATLTWSAATRADQYRIYRDDRLVHTTSELTWTDSGLLDESYYSYRVAGVNGGGWEGPSQRLYRERQRLTPTALAVTPIDDPTAVSLTWEAGGQWGPWLVFRDGVHVATTREARFEESGLVTGREYSYQVQLVDAPSPNGYDYDVSPDSPLSEPVRATPAPLTPIARFFMERGAARSDLGSVTVPERAVPGGRQQDHVNGIVVQKDGGDPYAVLHYFATAYAAVGGVSGDLGFPLMELECGLRDGGCGQLFEGGSIWSWWHLTHAVLQVIEDGWAAAGWEEGPLGYPVGDQVVLPGGLSQPFQDGGVYWSAVTGSHGVAAETHDTYAAWGGPTGRLGFPTTGDNCGLRGDGCWQAFQGGTIHWSPATGAHVTDGMIRDAWARTGWENGRLGYPTTDAVCGLRGGGCWQGFQGGTIHWSPATGARVTDGAMRDAWARAGWKNGRLGYPTTDANCGLRGGGCWQGFQGGTIHWSPATGAHATDGAMRDAWARTGWENGRLGYPTTDAVCGLRGGGCWQGFQGGTIHWSPATGAHATDGAMRGAWARAGWENGRLGYPTTDAVCGLRGGGCWQDFQGGTIHWSPTTGAHATDGAMRGAWARAGWENGRLGYPTTDATCGLRGGGCWQGFQGGTIHWSPASGAHATSGAIRDAWAREGWENGRLGYPVGMEGMGLSSGGIRQRFQGGEITVDQRTGRVTVR, encoded by the coding sequence GTGCGTTCGCTGAAGGTGGCCGTGGCCGCCGCGCTGGTGGTCCTCTCCGCCAGCCCCGCCTCGGCCGAGCCGGTGAACCAGTCGCCGGTCGCCGTCGACGACGCGGTCACCTACCGGAACTACGGGGGCGTCGACTACCCGGTCGCCGTGCTGGCGAACGACAGCGACGCGGACGGAGACCCACTCACCGTCACCGCCGTGACGCCGGCCGCCAAGGGCAACGCCTACCTGCGCGACGGCACCGTCTTCTACAAGCCGTACTTCGGGGAGTCCGGCTCCGACTCGTTCACCTACACCGTCTCCGACGGCCAGGGCAACACCGCCACCGCCACCGTGAGGGCCACGCTCTGGCTCGACCCGGCGATGCCTGGCAGCCCCTTCACGATCACCATCCCGGCCCCCGGCTCCGCGACGCTGACCTGGTCCGCGGCCACGCGCGCTGACCAGTACCGGATCTACCGGGACGACCGGCTCGTGCACACGACGTCCGAGCTCACCTGGACCGACTCGGGGTTGCTCGACGAGTCCTACTACAGCTACCGGGTCGCGGGCGTCAACGGCGGCGGCTGGGAAGGTCCCAGCCAGCGTCTGTACCGGGAGCGCCAGCGGCTGACGCCGACGGCCCTGGCGGTGACCCCCATCGACGACCCGACGGCGGTGTCGCTGACCTGGGAAGCCGGCGGCCAGTGGGGGCCCTGGCTCGTGTTCCGGGACGGCGTGCACGTGGCCACGACCAGGGAGGCGAGGTTCGAGGAGTCCGGTCTGGTGACCGGGCGCGAGTACAGCTACCAGGTGCAGCTGGTCGATGCGCCGTCGCCCAACGGCTACGACTACGACGTCAGCCCCGACAGCCCCCTGTCCGAGCCCGTACGCGCCACTCCTGCGCCACTCACCCCCATCGCGCGGTTCTTCATGGAGCGCGGCGCGGCACGCAGCGATCTGGGGTCGGTGACGGTGCCGGAGCGCGCCGTTCCGGGCGGGCGCCAGCAGGACCACGTCAACGGGATCGTCGTCCAGAAGGACGGCGGTGACCCGTACGCGGTCCTCCACTACTTCGCCACCGCCTACGCGGCGGTCGGCGGCGTCTCCGGCGACCTGGGCTTCCCGCTCATGGAGCTCGAGTGCGGGTTGCGGGACGGCGGCTGCGGACAGCTCTTCGAGGGCGGCAGCATCTGGAGCTGGTGGCACTTGACCCATGCGGTCCTGCAGGTCATCGAGGACGGCTGGGCCGCGGCGGGCTGGGAGGAGGGCCCGCTGGGCTACCCGGTCGGCGATCAGGTGGTCCTTCCCGGGGGCCTCTCGCAGCCCTTCCAGGACGGCGGCGTGTACTGGAGCGCGGTCACCGGATCCCATGGGGTGGCCGCCGAGACCCACGACACCTACGCCGCGTGGGGTGGTCCGACGGGTCGCCTGGGCTTCCCCACCACCGGGGACAACTGCGGCCTGCGCGGTGACGGCTGCTGGCAGGCCTTCCAGGGCGGCACCATCCACTGGTCCCCTGCCACCGGAGCGCACGTCACCGACGGCATGATCCGCGACGCCTGGGCCCGCACCGGCTGGGAGAACGGCCGGCTGGGCTACCCCACCACCGACGCCGTCTGCGGCCTGCGCGGCGGCGGCTGCTGGCAGGGCTTCCAGGGCGGCACCATCCACTGGTCCCCTGCCACGGGCGCGCGCGTGACCGACGGCGCGATGCGCGACGCCTGGGCCCGTGCGGGGTGGAAGAACGGCCGGCTCGGCTACCCCACCACCGACGCCAACTGCGGTCTCCGCGGCGGCGGCTGCTGGCAGGGCTTCCAGGGCGGCACCATCCACTGGTCCCCCGCCACCGGCGCCCACGCCACCGACGGCGCCATGCGCGACGCCTGGGCCCGCACCGGTTGGGAGAACGGCCGCCTGGGCTACCCGACCACCGACGCCGTCTGCGGTCTGCGCGGCGGCGGCTGCTGGCAGGGCTTCCAGGGCGGCACCATCCACTGGTCCCCCGCCACCGGAGCACACGCCACCGACGGCGCCATGCGCGGCGCCTGGGCCCGCGCCGGTTGGGAGAACGGGCGCCTGGGCTACCCGACCACCGATGCCGTCTGCGGGCTGCGCGGCGGCGGCTGCTGGCAGGACTTCCAGGGCGGCACCATCCACTGGTCGCCCACCACCGGAGCACACGCCACCGACGGCGCCATGCGCGGCGCCTGGGCCCGCGCCGGCTGGGAGAACGGGCGCCTGGGCTACCCCACCACCGACGCCACCTGCGGGCTGCGCGGCGGCGGCTGCTGGCAGGGCTTCCAGGGCGGCACCATCCACTGGTCCCCGGCCAGCGGCGCGCACGCGACCAGCGGCGCGATCCGCGACGCCTGGGCCCGCGAGGGCTGGGAGAACGGCCGCCTGGGCTATCCCGTCGGCATGGAGGGGATGGGTCTCTCCTCTGGAGGAATCCGGCAGCGGTTCCAGGGTGGGGAGATCACGGTCGACCAGCGCACCGGCCGGGTCACCGTCCGCTGA
- the purB gene encoding adenylosuccinate lyase, with protein MAGGTRMIERYTLPEMGRVWSDQHKYELWCRVETLVLEAHANAGRVPADVVEPVRNAPPPTPERVAEIEETTQHDVIAFLTAWADNTEPRSAAAYVHHGMTSSDLLDTALAVQLTDATDVLLAKADRLVAALRDHGLAHRDTIKVGRTHGVHAEPDVWGHRVADLAFAAARSRDRLRAARERVGVVAISGAVGTYSLIDPSVEVSVAEALGLRPAEASTQVVLRDSISEWVSALAIIATVCEAIALEVRHGQRTEVRELSEAFGSGQKGSSAMPHKKNPIRSERIAGLARVVRAAIVPVMEGIPLWHERDISHSSTERVFLPDAAITTDYLLDLTAGLVENLVVDAERMRANLESTGGLIYTSSVLLELVESGQSREDAYALVQSAAMETWKTGTPFRSTLRERAAASGVTLDEARLDEICRPERYVANLGPLFDRLAALS; from the coding sequence GTGGCAGGCGGTACCCGGATGATCGAGCGCTACACGCTCCCCGAGATGGGCCGGGTCTGGAGCGACCAGCACAAGTACGAACTGTGGTGCCGGGTGGAGACCCTCGTGCTCGAGGCGCACGCGAACGCCGGCCGGGTGCCCGCCGACGTCGTGGAGCCGGTGCGCAACGCGCCGCCGCCCACCCCGGAGCGGGTGGCCGAGATCGAGGAGACGACGCAGCACGACGTCATCGCCTTCCTCACCGCGTGGGCCGACAACACCGAGCCCCGGTCGGCCGCGGCGTACGTGCACCACGGGATGACGTCGTCGGACCTGCTGGACACCGCGCTGGCCGTCCAGCTCACCGACGCCACCGACGTCCTGCTGGCCAAGGCCGACCGGCTCGTGGCCGCGCTGCGCGACCACGGGCTGGCGCACAGGGACACGATCAAGGTCGGCCGCACGCACGGCGTGCACGCCGAGCCGGACGTGTGGGGCCACCGGGTCGCCGACCTCGCCTTCGCCGCGGCCCGCTCCCGGGACCGGCTGCGGGCCGCCCGCGAGCGCGTCGGCGTCGTCGCCATCTCCGGCGCCGTCGGCACGTACTCGCTGATCGACCCGTCGGTGGAGGTGTCGGTCGCCGAGGCCCTGGGGCTGCGGCCGGCCGAGGCCTCGACCCAGGTGGTGCTGCGCGACTCGATCAGCGAGTGGGTCTCGGCGCTGGCGATCATCGCGACCGTCTGCGAGGCGATCGCGCTGGAGGTCCGGCACGGCCAGCGCACCGAGGTGCGGGAGCTGTCGGAGGCGTTCGGGTCGGGCCAGAAGGGCTCGAGCGCGATGCCGCACAAGAAGAACCCCATCCGCTCCGAGCGGATCGCCGGCCTGGCACGCGTCGTCCGGGCGGCGATCGTGCCGGTGATGGAGGGCATCCCGCTGTGGCACGAGCGCGACATCTCGCACTCGTCGACCGAGCGGGTGTTCCTGCCCGACGCCGCGATCACCACCGACTACCTGCTCGACCTGACGGCGGGCCTGGTGGAGAACCTGGTCGTCGACGCCGAGCGCATGCGGGCGAACCTGGAGTCCACGGGCGGGCTGATCTACACCTCGTCGGTGCTGCTGGAGCTGGTGGAGAGCGGGCAGTCCCGCGAGGACGCCTACGCCCTCGTCCAGTCCGCGGCGATGGAGACCTGGAAGACCGGGACGCCGTTCCGGTCGACGCTGCGCGAGCGTGCGGCCGCCTCCGGCGTGACGCTGGACGAGGCCCGGCTGGACGAGATCTGCCGGCCGGAGCGGTACGTGGCCAACCTCGGTCCGCTGTTCGACCGCCTGGCCGCGCTCTCATGA
- a CDS encoding phosphoribosylaminoimidazolesuccinocarboxamide synthase, with protein sequence MSLDLPLIARGKVREIYDASSPAAPDRLLLVASDRISAYDWVLPTPIPDKGRVLTQLSVWWFDQLTPVLDSFGATHHLVSASDVPASVAGRGMLVRRLEMLPVECVARGYLSGSGTKEYERTGSIRDVPLPAGLVEGSQLPVPVFTPSTKAEVGEHDEAIDFAAVVSAVGAERAAELRELTLALYRRGAEIARDAGIVLADTKFEFGLAGESLVLGDEVLTPDSSRFWPADTWSPGAVQPSYDKQFVRDWLTSSGWDRVSEPPELPDDVVAATRERYVTAYEQLTGRRFA encoded by the coding sequence ATGAGCCTCGATCTCCCGCTGATCGCCCGCGGCAAGGTGCGGGAGATCTACGACGCCTCCTCCCCGGCCGCCCCCGACCGGCTGCTGCTGGTCGCCTCGGACCGCATCTCGGCCTACGACTGGGTGCTGCCCACGCCGATCCCGGACAAGGGGCGAGTGCTCACCCAGCTGTCGGTGTGGTGGTTCGACCAGCTGACGCCGGTGCTGGACTCCTTCGGGGCGACGCACCACCTGGTGTCGGCGTCGGACGTCCCCGCCTCCGTGGCCGGCCGCGGGATGCTGGTCCGCCGGCTGGAGATGCTGCCGGTGGAGTGCGTCGCGCGCGGTTACCTGTCCGGCTCGGGGACCAAGGAGTACGAGCGGACCGGGTCGATCCGCGACGTCCCGCTGCCCGCCGGGCTGGTCGAGGGCTCGCAGCTGCCCGTGCCGGTGTTCACGCCGTCGACCAAGGCCGAGGTGGGGGAGCACGACGAGGCGATCGACTTCGCCGCCGTCGTCTCCGCCGTGGGTGCCGAGCGGGCGGCGGAACTGCGCGAGCTGACGCTGGCGCTGTACCGGCGCGGTGCGGAGATCGCCCGGGACGCCGGCATCGTGCTGGCCGACACCAAGTTCGAGTTCGGGCTGGCGGGGGAGTCCCTGGTCCTGGGCGACGAGGTGCTCACCCCCGACTCGTCCCGCTTCTGGCCGGCGGACACCTGGTCGCCCGGGGCGGTCCAGCCGTCGTACGACAAGCAGTTCGTCCGCGACTGGCTGACGTCGTCCGGCTGGGATCGCGTCTCCGAGCCGCCGGAGCTGCCGGACGACGTCGTCGCCGCCACCCGCGAGCGCTACGTGACCGCCTACGAGCAGCTCACCGGCCGCCGCTTCGCCTGA
- the purS gene encoding phosphoribosylformylglycinamidine synthase subunit PurS: protein MSRVVVDVVLKPEISDPQGQAVLGALGRLGHDSVRSVRQGKHFVLEVDGTPDEAELKQIAETLLANPVIEDVELHLPTD, encoded by the coding sequence GTGTCCCGGGTGGTCGTCGACGTCGTCCTGAAGCCAGAGATCTCCGACCCCCAGGGGCAGGCGGTCCTCGGCGCCCTCGGCCGGCTCGGCCACGACTCCGTCCGGAGCGTCCGCCAGGGCAAGCACTTCGTGCTCGAGGTCGACGGCACCCCCGACGAGGCGGAGCTGAAGCAGATCGCCGAGACGCTGCTGGCCAACCCGGTCATCGAGGACGTCGAACTGCACCTCCCCACCGACTGA
- a CDS encoding AI-2E family transporter produces the protein MLRRANVLAARARERIRAAREHDPHAWPEAYDDVVLPEVDGAPTTAPGGHGATAAADGDGARPPLGSPEPGAPDLDGPLGPSGVSGPPEGGRPPRPGERTRTLLAPQRRGRIEDGVPTALRTAAAWSWRLLVVLAGLYALLYAMAHVAVVVVPVIVALLLAALLQPGAASLVRHGWPRPLAAFTMLVVGLGVVAGIITLVVNRVLAGFTDLASQVSEGLERVESFVVRSFPITANQLEDAVGQAQEFLVSNEQELATGAISTATTVGEVFTGIVLALFTLFFFLKDGRSIWLWLVGLFPRESRAYVDEAARRSWRTLISYVRATVAVALVDAIGIGIGLAVLGVPLVIPLAALVFLGAFIPIIGSFLAGSVAVLVALVAAGPIKALIALAIVVAVMQLEGHVLQPLLLGRAVHVHPLAVVLAIAAGLLVGGIFGALIAVPTVACANVAGTYLSRRHEGPRPPEPRPERARPVVGTG, from the coding sequence ATGCTGCGCCGCGCCAACGTCCTCGCCGCACGGGCGCGGGAGCGCATCCGCGCCGCCCGCGAGCACGACCCGCACGCCTGGCCGGAGGCGTACGACGACGTCGTCCTCCCCGAGGTGGACGGCGCGCCCACGACCGCGCCCGGCGGCCACGGGGCCACCGCCGCGGCGGACGGCGACGGCGCGCGGCCCCCGCTGGGCAGCCCCGAGCCGGGCGCGCCCGATCTGGACGGGCCGCTCGGGCCCAGCGGGGTCAGCGGCCCACCGGAGGGCGGGCGCCCGCCACGGCCCGGTGAACGCACCCGTACCCTGCTCGCGCCGCAGCGGCGCGGACGCATCGAGGACGGCGTGCCGACGGCGCTGCGCACGGCGGCCGCGTGGTCGTGGCGGCTGCTGGTGGTGCTGGCCGGCCTGTACGCACTCCTCTACGCGATGGCGCACGTGGCGGTCGTCGTGGTGCCGGTCATCGTCGCGCTGCTGCTCGCGGCGCTGCTGCAGCCGGGCGCCGCCTCGCTGGTGCGGCACGGCTGGCCGCGCCCCCTGGCCGCCTTCACGATGCTCGTCGTCGGCCTCGGCGTCGTCGCGGGGATCATCACGCTGGTGGTGAACCGGGTGCTCGCGGGGTTCACCGACCTCGCCAGCCAGGTGAGCGAGGGGCTGGAACGGGTCGAGAGCTTCGTCGTCCGCAGCTTCCCGATCACGGCGAACCAGCTCGAGGACGCGGTCGGCCAGGCCCAGGAGTTCCTGGTCAGCAACGAGCAGGAGCTCGCCACCGGGGCCATCAGCACCGCCACGACGGTCGGCGAGGTCTTTACCGGCATCGTCCTGGCGCTGTTCACCCTCTTCTTCTTCCTGAAGGACGGCCGGTCGATCTGGCTGTGGCTGGTCGGCCTCTTCCCGCGCGAGTCGCGGGCCTACGTCGACGAGGCGGCCCGCCGCTCGTGGCGGACGCTCATCTCCTACGTGCGCGCCACCGTGGCCGTCGCCCTCGTCGACGCGATCGGCATCGGCATCGGCCTGGCGGTTCTCGGCGTGCCGCTGGTCATCCCGCTGGCCGCGCTGGTGTTCCTCGGCGCGTTCATCCCGATCATCGGCTCGTTCCTGGCCGGCTCGGTCGCGGTGCTCGTCGCGCTGGTCGCCGCCGGCCCGATCAAGGCGCTGATCGCCCTGGCGATCGTCGTCGCGGTCATGCAGCTGGAGGGGCACGTCCTCCAGCCGCTGCTGCTCGGGCGCGCGGTGCACGTGCACCCGCTGGCGGTCGTGCTCGCCATCGCCGCGGGGCTGCTGGTCGGCGGCATCTTCGGGGCGCTGATCGCCGTTCCGACGGTGGCCTGCGCCAACGTCGCCGGCACCTACCTCAGCCGCCGCCACGAGGGGCCGCGGCCGCCCGAGCCCAGGCCGGAACGCGCCCGGCCGGTGGTCGGCACCGGCTGA